Genomic window (Candidatus Baltobacteraceae bacterium):
CGGCGGACGGCGTCGGGGATGTCGGTCGTGTACGACGACTCACACGGCAGTGCGGGCGCCGTCGTTTCATAAAACTTTCGCAGCCTCGTCTCGTTGCGCGCAACCATGATGACGCGCTTCACTCGCGGCGCGATCAGGTGCACGCAGGCGCCGCCGATCGAGCCGGTGGCGCCCACGACGACGGCCGTCGATTGCGCCGGGTCCATCTCCATCTCGCGCGCGGCGCGGAAAAAACTTTGGATACCCGCGGCGATGGTCAGCGAGTTTCCCGTCGTTACCGGGATTGGCGAACGCTCGTTGATCGTGATGCCGCCGTCACCGACGACGGCCGTGAAAGCGCCCAAACCGGCGACTTGCGCGCCGCACTCGACGCCCAGGTCGATCGCTTTGAGAATGCGGCCGTACACTTCCTCGCGCGGAAAGTCCATCATTTGCTCGGGCAGCAGCGTTGCCGAAACGAACCAACCCTCGACCTCGCGGCCGTCCGGCGCGCGCACACCCGTCACGTGAACGGCGTTCCACGGCGGCATCCACTCCATGATCTTGCGAACGATCGCGTCCCCTTTGCCCTTGGCTCCCGGTTCGTAACGGGCGATGTCCTCGAGAGAAAGCGGATGCACCACGAAGCAAAATTTGTTCACGCCCGTTTCTCCGCTTCGGCCTTGAGCGCGGCGAGCATCATTTCGCTGTTCTCGCGCACCTTGCGTTGCAAGGTAGGGCCGATGAGCTCGGCCAGAGTCGGTACGCCGAAGTCGAAGTCGACGCCGAGCACGACGTGCGTCATGCCGTCGCGCTCGTCGAACGTCCACGCGCCTTCGAACTTATCGAGATCGCCCTCGAGCAGTTTGTAGTCGATGCGCAGCGCCTCGTCGTTGAACCGGTCCTCCTCGATCCACTCGATCGGTGCTTCTTCGACCAAGGTCTTCCAGCGCGTGACGATATGGTCGGCATGGCGCTCCAAAATCACGACGGTTTCCACGTCGGGCATGAACTGCGGGAAGCGCTCCTGCTCTTTGGCAAGCTCGTAAACCACGCGGGCCGGAGCGGCGATCGCGGTCGAGGTTTCAACATAGGGCATGTGCTACAATTTGCCTAGCTTTTCGTAGGCGGTTTGCACTCCTGCCCGCAGGGCAGCCAAGGCCTTGTCGACCTCTTGCGCGGTCACGACGAGCGGGGGCTCGAGGCGGATGACGCGCTGCAAGTTGAGGGTCCAAGCCGCGGTGACGCCGGCCTTGAGCATCTCAGGGATAATCCAGCCCCCGTAGCCTTCATTGGTGAGTTCGACGCCGACCAGCAGCCCGAGCCCGCGCGCCTCGCGCACGACGTCAGGGAAATCGGCGGCCAGAGCACGCGCGCCGGCAAGCAGCTGTTCGCCGCGCTCGCGCGCCGCATCGGCCAACCGGTCCTCGACGAGCACGTCCATTGCGGCCAGGGCAGCCGCGCATGCGAGCTCGTTGCCGCCGAAGGTCGACGTGTGCAGCAGGGGCGCTTTGCCGAACGCCCGATTCCAGCAGTCGGGACGCGCGATGAATGCGCCGACGGGCATCACGCCGCCTGAGAGTCCTTTCGCGACCGTCATGACGTCGGGAACGACGTCGTCGCGATTGCTCGCAAAGACGTAGCCGCACCGCCCCAATCCGGTTTGCACTTCGTCGGCGACAAAGAGCGCGCCGGTGCGATCGCACGCCTCGCGTACCGCGCGCAGGTATCCCGGCGGCGGCACGTTGACACCGCCCTCGCCTTGCACGGGCTCGACGACGAACGCCGCCGCGTCGGCCAGCGCGTCGTCGAGCATCGACGCATCGCCGTAAGGAACGTGCGCGAATCCTTCGAGCAAGGGTTTGAACGGCGTTTGAAACGTCTCGCGACCGCTCACCGACAACGCGCCCATCGTCTTGCCGTGAAACGCATCGATCGTGCTGACGATGGTCGTGCGTCCGGTGGCCGCGCGTGCGAGTTTGATCGCGCCTTCGATCGCTTCGGTCCCGCTGTTACACCAGAACGAAATGCGCAGATCGCCCGGTGCGAGCTCGGCAAGCCGTTTGGCCGCTCGACCGAGCATCACGTTGAACATCGTCTTGCCGGAGAGCGACATGAGCTCGAGCTGCTTGCGCACCGCTTCGACGACGCGTGGATGCGAATGACCGAGGGTGAAAACGCCGTAACCCCCAGCGAAGTCGAGATACGCCTTGCCGTTTGAATCCCAGATCGTGCAGCCTTGCGCGCGCACTTCGACCGGCGAACCGGACAGCTTCATGACGCGCGCCAGCGGCGGATTCACGAACTGTTTGTAGTTCTCGAATACCTCGGAAACGAGCTCTTGGGGCGACGCCGCGCCGTATAAGTCGTCTTGCGACTCAATCACGCTGCCACCAGCGACGAACTCTCCAAACGTTCGATCGTTTCTTCGATCACGCCGACCGCTTCGCGCGCGCTGTCGATGTGCATGATACGCTCGCGCAGGGTCGCCGCGCCCGGAATGCCTTTGAGATACAGCGCGACGTGCTTGCGCATCTGCGGCACGGCACGCGACTCGCCGAGCTCGTCGACCATCGTATTGTAGTGCACGACGCAAAAGCGTAAGCGATCGGCGGCCGAAGGAAGCGGCTGCGCTTCGCGGCCGTCCATGAGATCGCGAATCTGCGACACCAGCCAGGGATTACCGAGCGTCGCGCGTCCGAGCATGATTGCGTCGACCCCGCTGGTTTGCATGCGCTCCATAGCGACGTGCGGGTCGTCCAGATCGCCGTTGCCGATAACGGGAATGTCGAGCGCCTGCTTCAGCCGAGCGATGTGCTCCCAATCCGCGCTTCCTTTGTAGAACTGCTTCGCGGTGCGCGCGTGCAGCGTTACGGCCTGCACGCCGGCGGCTTCCGCGCGCTTGGCGACGTCGAGATACACGAGCTGACTTTCGCTCCAGCCCAGGCGCATCTTCATCGTCACGGGACAATCGACCGCCGCAACGACGGCGCGCATGATGGCTTCGCAGCGATCGGGATCGCGCAAGCAGGCCGAGCCGCCGTTGGTCTTGGTGACCTTCGGAGCCGGACAGCCGAAGTTGATGTCCACGATGTCGGCCCCGCACTCGCGCACGAGTTTGGCGGCGTTGGCCATCGTCTGCGGATCGTCACCCCAGAGCTGCGTCGAGACGGGTTTCTCGAGACCGTGCTGATCGATCATTTCCATCGTCCGCTTGCTGCCGAACTTGAGCGCGTTCGACGAGACGAATTCGGTCACGGTCAACCCGAACCCAAACGGCTTATAAAGCGCGCGCATGGTGCGGTTCGTCACGCCCGACATGGGCGCGAGAACCAGCAGCGGCCAAACCTGGATCGGACCGATCTTTAAGGGCGGGATGCTCACGGCGAAACCTACTATATCACGGCCGCCAAACCGGGCCCACTACGGGGCCGGCTAGAGCGCGAACGCCGAGAGCGCGACCAGGATGGCGGGCGGCCAGAACGCGTTGCCGCCAAGGCGGTAGAGCGCGAACGTACCGGCGACCGCGCCGGCCAAATAGCACGCCCAAATCGCGGCGTTGGTTCGTCCCTCGAAAGGATGCGGCCGCTTTACTTCTTCGAAGTCCATGACGGCCGACAGCAGCGTTCCGGTAACGAAGGTCGTCGAGACACCGGGCACGCCGGCGCGCACGGCGACGACGCTTTGCATCCCCATGGCCAGCGACAGGAAGGCGACGGCGGGTGCGATCAGCGGTTGCGGCAGCCGATACAGCGCGCCGGCCACGGCAAAACACGCGACAACGAGCACCAGCAACGCGATCGATCGCATCGGCGGCCGTTTCGTTTCGTCGCGTACCGCCGACGACGCTAGGAGAGCCCCCAGAACGAACGCGGCAATCGAGAGCAGCGGCAAGACGATGCCGATACCGCCGGGCAAATGCGCTTTGCCGAGTGCCTGCGCTGCGAGCGCGCCGCCGAGCAGCACGGTATTGCCGGTCATGTTGGCGGTGAACACGCCCAATCCGAAAAATGCGACCGCGTCCACGTATCCGGCGCTCAACGTTAATCCGACGAGCAGCGCGACCGTGCGCGAACTCACACCGATTGCTCGAAGAGCCGCAGTCCCACGAGGCTGAGATGCGGATCGACGGCGTCGACGAGCGGCGTCTGCTTAGCGACGATGTCGGCGAGACCGCCGGTCGCTATCACTTTGGCGTTGCCGCCCAGCTCCGCGCGCATGCGCGAAACGATCGCTTCGGTTTGACCGACGAAGCCGTAGACGATTCCCGATTGCAGCGCCTCGACCGTATTGCGCCCGATCGCGCGCTCGGGCGTTTCCAACGAAACCTGCGGAAGCTTTGCGGTCCGGCCGATCAGCGCGTCGATGGAGATCGTAATGCCCGGAGCGATCGAAACGCCCATGTACTCGCCCTCGGTCGAGATTGCGATAAACGCCGTCGCGGTTCCATAGCTGATAACGATGAGCGGCGCGCCAAAACGATGACGCGCACCGATCGCCGCGGCGACGAGATCGGCGCCCGACTCCGCCGGATACTGCGTTCGCACCGCAATCAACGTCTGATCTTGCGGTTTGAGAAACGAGGGCGCGACTCCGAAGTATCTTCGGCACACCGTTTCGAGCGCCAGATCGAGCTTTGGAACGACGCTGGCGACGACGATCGCGTCGATCGTCTGCGCGTCGACGCCCTCGGCGGAGAACAGCTGTGTGAAAAAGACGCCGTACTCGTCGGCGGTGCGCCGAAGGTCGGTCGCGACCCGCCAGTGGTGCGTTAGCTCGTCGCTGCCTTCAAAGCAGCCCAGCTTCGTTTCGGTGTTGCCGACGTCGATCGCTAACAGCATGTCAGTCCCGCATCAGTTCTTCGACGGCGTCGAGCAGCCGCGCCGCGAGCGTCGCTTTGTCGGCCGAACCGAGATCCCGGCGACCATCTTTTCCCCACAGCAGCGCCAGCGCGTTCTCGCCGGTGCCGAAGCCGCGCTCGCCGGAGACGTCGTTGACGGCAATGGCGTCGAGATGTTTGCGGCGGAGCTTCTCGCGCGCGTTGCGTTCGTGATCGTTGGTTTCGGCGGCGAAGCCGACGAGAAACGTGGCGCCCTTGTGCTCTCCAAGCGCCGCCAGCACGTCGGGATTGCGCACCATGGTCACGGTCAGATCCTCGTCCGACTTCTTCAACTTCACGTCGGACGACGTGGCGGGACGCCAATCGGCAACCGCTGCGGTTGCGACGACGAGATCCGCACCCACCGCGTGCTGCAGCGCCGCATCGTGGAGGTCGCGAGCGGTCGTGACGCGGACGACGCGCGCGCCGGCCGGCGGCTCGAGCATGGTCGGTCCCAACAGCAAGGTGACGTCGGCGCCGCGCAGCACCGCCTCGCGCGCCAGTGCGATGCCCGTGGCGCCGGTCGATGCGTTGCTGACGAAACGAATCGGATCGAAGGCTTCGCGCGTGGGGCCGGCCGTGATGGCGACGCGTTTGCCGGCCAGTGAACGGCGTCGTCGCAACGTGCGCTCGATGGCGTCGAGAATGCGGCCTTCGGACGCGAGGCGCCCGATACCGCTTTCGCGCTCGGCGAGAAATCCGCGTTCGGGATCGACGATCTCGCAGCCGCGTTCCCGCAAGGTCGCGAGATTCGCTTGCGTCGCCGCGTGTTCGTACATTGCCTCGTTCATCGCCGGCGCGACGACGATCGGCACGCGGGCGGCGAGCAGCGCCGTCGTGAGCAAGTCGTCGGCGATTCCGTTGGCGAGCTTTGCGATCACGTTGGCGGTCGCGGGAACGACGACGATGACGTCGGCCTCGCGCACGAGACGAATGTGCGGGATGCGCTCGGGGGCGTCCCACAGCGACGCGTACACCGGACGCGCGGTCAGCGACGAGAACGTCAGCGGCCCGACGAAACGCTCGGCTTGCGCCGTCATGATCACGTCCACCGACGCGCCTCGCTGCACCAGCGTCGACGTTAGCGCCGCTGCCTTATACGCCGCGATGCCGCCGGTAACGCCCAGGAGGATGCGCGCTTGATTCATCGCTCGACGACGATATTATCCAGCAGGCGTGTGGGACCCAAACGCACCGCACCGATCACAAACGCCTTTCCGTCGAGCGCGTCTTTCGGTTCGAACGTCAACGCATCGACGACGTCGAAATAGTCGAGCGTCACCGTAGCGGCCAAGGTCGCACGCGCGCGATCGATCGCCTCGGTTTTCGAAGCGCCGTTTGCGAGCGCATCGTGAAGCTCGCCGAGCGCACGAAACAGGGTGGGCGCGGCTGCGCGCTGCTCGTCGCTCAAGTACGCGTTGCGGCTCGACATCGCCAGACCGTCGCTTTCGCGCACCGTCGGCACCACCTCGACGCGGACGGGCAAATCCAAATCGCGGAAGACGCGGCGCAGTACCGCGGTTTGCTGCGCGTCTTTCTGTCCGAGATAGAGGACGTCGGGGTGCACGACGTGCAGCAGCTTCGTTACGACGGTAGCGACGCCGCGAAAATGCGTCGGCCTCACCGCCCCCTCGAACGTCGTTCCCATCGGTCCGACGTCGACGTAGGTAGAGTATCCCGGAGGATACATCACCGCTTCGTCCGGTGCGAAGAGTACGTCGACACCGGCGTCGTCGAGTTTCTTTCGGTCTCCGTCGAGGTCGCGCGGATACTTGCCCAGATCTTCGTTCGCCCCGAACTGCATCGGATTGACGAACACCGACGCGGCGACCGACGCACACTCTTCGCGCGCGCGGCGCACGAGCGCGAGGTGACCGTCGTGGAGCGCTCCCATGGTCGGTATGAAGCCAAGCGGGCGAGGTAGGACGTCGAAAAACGCACGGGCGTGCGCCACCGTGCTCGCGATCTGCATCGTTACACTTTCAGCTTAAACGCGCGTTACGCGCAGCACCGTCCGGCCGACGATAAACGGCACGCCGATTGGCAGCTGGGCATCCCCGACGACCGGCTGGCCGTTGAGTTTAGTTCCGTTCCGACTTTGGAGATCAGTAAGGAGAACGGAGCCTTCATCGATGCGTAACCGGGCATGCTTTCGAGAGACGTAGCGGTCGAGCGCGATGCACGCCTCGGCAACGGCATCATCGCGCCCGATGGTAATCTCACGATCGAACGGCCAGGTCTTGCCATCGAGCGGGCCGCTCAATACCTCGAGCAGGTACATGGCTGGCAGGCCTTCGAGGAGCCCGTCGGGCGCCTCCTGGTGCGGATCGTTTTGCTGCGCCGAGCGACTATACACAACGCTAACAAATCGCCCCGACCGGACGATTACTCATAGGGTGACGATGAACGACCGGATCGACGAGCTCCTGCACCTCATCGAGGTTGAGCCCGATGCCCTGCGGGAGGCCGAGTTCCTTCAAGCGCAAGCCATTCTCGAGACCTTGGTGGGCAAGACCATCTTGAGCGCGGGCATCGAGGACACCCGGATCGTCATCTCGACGTCGGACGGCAACAAGTATTTCTTCTACGGGTTTTTAGGCGGCGCTCAACAGCAGCACTAGATCGGCGCCTCTTTAGCGTGTGCGATAAAGTCCGCGATCGCTTCTTGATCGTTGGGTGCGTATTGCGTGAACGCAACGCCGTGCGCGTACTGTTTGGTGCTTGCGTCGTAAAACGAGAGCACTATGCGTCCGCGGACCAACAGTTCGCGCTCCTGCCCGGGCAGCGAAAAACGCAGAACGATCGTCTGCCCCGGCGGCAAATCCGTAGGCGTAACGACGCGCATACCGCCACCGCTGAGATCGACCGCTTTACCCGAGAGAATGAGTTCGTGTCCCGGCAGGATGACCGTCGTGGGGAAGTCCGCGTTGACGCGCAAGAACTTGCGCTCGGGTGCTTGTTCGCTTCCGGTACTCACCGAGGCTGATGCTTCTTCGCGCTCCGCGCGGCGCCTCTAATCGATACAGGCTCGGGCGGCAAGCAACGCGCCGAGGTAAGCGTGCGCTGCCGAGACGCCGCCTTGCAGGTAGACGTCGTACGGCGGCCGCAGCGGCGCGTCGCACGAAAGCTCGATCGTCGCGCCCGCGACGAACGCGCCGCTCGACATGATCACCGGATCGGCATAACCCGGAACCGGTCCCGGTTCGGGGCGAAACCGCGCGTTGACGGGAAGCGCGGTTTGTAAACCTGCTGCAAAGCGCGCGACCAGTTCGGGCGAACCAAGCCGAATGGCTTGCACGATATCAGTGCGGCGCTCGCCCGGTTGCGGGTCAACGCCGAAGCCGAGCTCCGCGAACAGCGCAGCTGCGAAATCGAGGCCGCGCAACGACTGCGCGACCACCGACGGTGCAAGGAACAAGCCTTGAACGAAGCTGCGCCCAAAGCCGAGCGTGGGTCCGAGCGCCGCGCCCAGCCCGGGCGCGTACAGCCTCGCTGCGATGCGATCGAGCAGGCGCGCCGGTCCGGCGACATAGCCGCCGGCCGCAGCGATCGATCCGCCCAAGTTTTTGATGAGCGATCCGATCGCGAGATCGGCGCCGGCGTGCGTTGGTTCGCGCTCCTCGACGAGCTCGCCGTAACAGTTGTCGACGACGACGACGGTTTCCGGAGCGTACGTACGTATTGCGGCGCACGCCGTTTCACACTGCGCGACGGAGAGCGACCGGCGCGGCGCGTAGCCGCGCGAACGCTGAACGAAGACGGTCGAAACGCCGCCGCGCCCGATCGCCTCGCGGACTCCCGCGAGATCGATCTCGCTGCCGTCGAGAAGCCGAACTTCTTCATATGCGATCCCTTGGGCGACCAGCGAATACGGCGCGTCGCAGATGGCATTGCGCAACGTGTCGTACGGTCGTCCGGAAATCGACAGCAGCGTCGTCCCCGGCGGGGTACACGCGGCCAGCGCGTTGACGATAGCGTGCGTTCCGCTCACCATAGAGATGCGCGCGAGCGCGCGTTCGGTGCCGAAAATGCGTGCGAGCAGCGACTCGTAGCGAGCGCGAGCCGCGTCGTCGTAACCGTAGCCGGTCGTCCCGGCCAGATCGCTGTCGTCGATGCCCTCGTCGAGAAAGGCTTTTAGCACCGATGCCGCTACCTGACGCTGCGGTTCGTATTCCAGCACGGACACGCGCCGCTCGGCGCGCTCCGCGGCATCGCGCAGGCGTCCGGCAATATCGAACCGCGCGCACAGCTGAGCGATCATGCGGCTCGCCCGACGCCGGTGAGATGCCGCTCGTAGGCGCGCACGAACGGATAGTAAATCGCCAACGCCAGCGCGATGTTGATCAGCGTCAAGGCGATGGCGCGCAGGTCGCCTGTGGCCAAATACGTCGCTACGACCGACGGCACGAACGACGGAACGTAAAACGCCGCACGCGCAACCATTCCCGTCGCGACCGCGGCGTACGTAATCGTCGCCAGCACCATCGGCGCACCGACGAACGGGATGACGAAAAAGGGATTGAACACCACGGGCGCACCGAAGAGCAGCGGATCGTTGACGTTAAACAACGCGGGCAGCAACGTGACGCGGCCGATCTTGCGCAAGTGCGGCACGCGCGACGCGGCCAAGAGCACTGCCAGCGAAAACGTCGCTCCGGCGCCGCCTGGAAACACGAAGAGAAAGAGCGAGACGACCACGATGTACGGCAGCGGGGCGTGCGCGCCCAACGCGTGCGTGTTGGCGATCTGCATCGAAAGATACACGGGCGTTACCACGGCAGCGAGCACCGCGGGGCCGTGAACGCCGGCGGTCCACAACAGCGTCTCGACGATCACGATGATCATCAAGGCAACGTAGCTGTCGCCGAGATGCGCCAAGGGCTGCATCGCGGCCACCATCGCGCCCGCGATGGACACGTGAAGCACCATCGCCGCGGCGAAGAGCGCCGCCGCGGCGGCGGCGCCCAGCCACTGTGCCGGTACGGTATCGGAGAATCGCCGCGCGAGCGAAACGGCGCCGCCGGTTACTCCGCACACGAGGATGGCAAGGAAGAGACCCGACGCGCCGAGCGTACGCAAATAGGCGACGACGTCGTGCGAAAACGGGCGGGGAAGAGCGAAATAAAACGCAAGAACGCTGCCGGCCAGTAATGGGAATCGCGCAGCTCGACTGCGCTGCGCCAGCCGCAGCGCGAGCAGAACCACGAGCGTCGCCGCCATGATACCGAATCCCGGCAAGAACGCGGCCGTCAAACGCAGCGGAAAAGCGACGCCGGCATCCGCGCCCGCGATCGCGCGCGCGATGAAGACCGCAACGAACCCGGCGGCTAAGCCGGCAAAGCTCCATGGAAGCGCTTCGCGCACGGCTGCGACGAACGGCAGCTCGCCCAGCGCATGCAGCTTTGGCGCGACTCGCGCCTCGAAAAACGCAATATTAGAGGCGGCGAACGACGGCCTCCACCCGCCCGACGATCTCGACATCGCTCGCGTAGATTGGCGCCATGTCGCGATTCTCCGGCTGCAAGCGAATGCGGCCGTCCTCGCGGTAGAAGCGTTTCACGGTGGCTTCGCCCTCGAGCATTGCCACGACGACCTCGCCGTTGTCGGCGGTGCGCTGCGGACGGACCAGGATCAGATCGCCGTCCAAGATCGCCGCCTCGATCATGGAATCGCCTTGGACCCGAAGCATGAACGAGTCCGACGCCTTGGGTACGAAGGCCATCGGCAGCACGAACTCCCCTTCCACGTTCTCGGACGCGGTGATCGGCGTGCCGGCCGCGACCTTGCCGATGATCGGAACCACCAGGGCGTCGCGTCCGGCGGAGAACCCGACCTCGGAGCGGAGGGCGCGCGGTTTGGTCGGGTCCCGCGAAATCAGGCCGCGCTTCTCGAGGGCCTTGAGGTGGGCGTGGATCGTCGACGAGGACGAGAGCCCCACACGCTCTCCAATCTCTCGTACCGACGGCGGATAGCCCCGCTCGGACGTGAACTCGCCAATGACCTGCAAGATCCGGCGCTGGCGCTCCGTGGCCGGCTTGTCCGAAAGGGTTCCACCCATAAAAAATCTCCCATGCGACATCAACAATGCCACCCGTATGGCACCATCGTCGTGTATCACCTTATCATATGGAGAGGCTGGAAGGCAAACATACGTTCGAGTAACCCTTGACAGAGCTTGGCAGCCCCATGGTAAAATCTAGTGGACGAACAGGCGTTTGGCACAATATATAGAGGGGAGAGTGGGAAATGTATAGGCACAAAAAGGTCACCCTAATGCCGGTCATCGCGCTGACCGCACTGAGCCTCATGGTCGCTCTTCCGACGCTCGCGAGCACGCGTCTCTACGCGGCAAGCGCACCGCGCTACGCGGTCGTCACGGTCCACCCGGGCGATACGCTGTGGTCGATCGCTGCAGCGCACGCAGGCGACTCCGACGTCCAAGACACGATCGATCGAATAACGGCGACCAACCACCTTCACAACGCCGCGCTACAGCCGGGCGAGAAACTCAGAATCCCGCAATAATGTCATCCCGAGCGTAGCGCCCGAAGGGCGCGAAGTAATGTCATCCCGAGCGTAGGCGCGAAGCGCCGAAGTCGAGGGACGAAGGGCAGGCGCATCGAATCGGTGCGCTTTTTTTATTCCGAACGCCTAGTGTCTTCGGCTCACGACGACGATCGAGTGACCGCTGTGGTCGTCGAGGAACGATAGCCCTTCCATCATCCAGGTGTCGAGACCGCCGCTGGAATGTTTGGTCACCTCGCGCACGACGTGCACGCGGTCTTTAAGCCATTGCAGCTCGGCGCGCGTCGTGGTAGGGAAGATCGCCGTTTCGCAATCTTCGCATTGGTAGCCATATTGCACTGGACCGAAACTAGCCGCTCTTTGCCAGTGAGTCGCTGATCAGCTTGAGATCCGTCTGATAGATCGTCGTGGCATTCCCGCGCACGCCCTGCTCCGAGCGCTGCGTGACGTATTCCTGAATTCCCAGGGGCACCGCGCGCCCGAAGTCGTAGTCGATCTTAGACTGGATGTTAGTTATCTGGCCTTGCGTATCTTGGCGTTTGATGTTGCGAACTTCGTCGATCGTCATGAGCTTTCCGTCGGTGTGCACGATGGTATAATCGGACTTGAGCCTCTCGCCGCCGTTAGTGGTGTCGTATCCCCAATGCTTCTTGGCATCGAGAATGTTTGGATCGACGAAGTTCTGCGCCATAAAGCGCAGCAGCGTGTACTCCTCGGGATTAACGGTCTTATTTGGGTCGCAGACGACTTCCGTGCTGGCATAAACTACGCACGTCGCCGGCGGAGCTTTCCGCGTCGTTTCCGCGTTCTCACTAATGACGACGATCAGCCCTTTATCCGGCTGCTCCCGCATGACGTCGACGACCATCGTCCCCTTGTCGCCGAGGGCGCCCTTGTAATCGCTGATGCCGGAGCCGGCGTTGGGCATGATATTACCGCTAGCGTCGGTATGATAGGTGGAGGAATCGCTTGCAGCGACGCTTTGCGTCGATCCATACGTAAACGAATAGACGAGATGACGCATCGGCGTGTCCGCCAATGCGGGGATCGTGGCCGAGCTCGCAAAGAGAAGTATCGCACATACTGCTAACGGACGCATCTTATTTATTACACTCCGAAAGGACGTTGGTGATGCTGGTTCCAGCCGCATTCTCGCGTTTGGCGGTCTCTGCTTGCACCCAATGTAAACCGTCGACGATGCGGGTCAGCGGGTTATAACCCACGGCTAACCCGGGGATAGCTGCGAGATCGACGTCGTACGGACTCTGTTGAATGCCCGGCGCATTAGGATCCTGAAGCGGCCCCGGCGTTACCGAAATGAGCGGCTTGGTAGCCGAAATATCGGTTTGCGACAAATCGGCGATGTACTCTTGGCCGGCGTGCTGCAGTTCGCCCATCTGCTGCGTGGCAACGAAGCCGTTGATGAGATCGAGCGAAGCATTTTGGTACGCGATCGTTTCCATGAGCTGGCTTTTGATTTGCTGCAGCTTCTTGTCGTCGGTCGGATTACCGGTGGGCTCGGTCATCTCGGCCGCAGTCAATAGCTTCTGCGCCGAGATGATATTCTGCGCGATCGGGCTGACCAGATACGACATCTTCTGCAGCGCCATGCTCGTCTCGGGCGATTGATTGTACGCCGAATCGGGCCCGGGAGCACCGTTTGAAAAGTTTGCTGCCCCCTTATCTTGTGCGCTGAACGCACCGCGCGCGTAACGGGCGAAGAGCGGCGGGCTTTTCGCGATCGTCTTGTCGTTTTCGAGAATCATCGCGACGGCCGGCCGAACGTGGTCGCGCAGCTTCGCGCAAAGCGGCGTCGTTACCACGCGATAGATTTGCGGCGGCGGCGTGCC
Coding sequences:
- a CDS encoding LysM peptidoglycan-binding domain-containing protein, which gives rise to MPVIALTALSLMVALPTLASTRLYAASAPRYAVVTVHPGDTLWSIAAAHAGDSDVQDTIDRITATNHLHNAALQPGEKLRIPQ
- a CDS encoding methionine gamma-lyase family protein — translated: MIAQLCARFDIAGRLRDAAERAERRVSVLEYEPQRQVAASVLKAFLDEGIDDSDLAGTTGYGYDDAARARYESLLARIFGTERALARISMVSGTHAIVNALAACTPPGTTLLSISGRPYDTLRNAICDAPYSLVAQGIAYEEVRLLDGSEIDLAGVREAIGRGGVSTVFVQRSRGYAPRRSLSVAQCETACAAIRTYAPETVVVVDNCYGELVEEREPTHAGADLAIGSLIKNLGGSIAAAGGYVAGPARLLDRIAARLYAPGLGAALGPTLGFGRSFVQGLFLAPSVVAQSLRGLDFAAALFAELGFGVDPQPGERRTDIVQAIRLGSPELVARFAAGLQTALPVNARFRPEPGPVPGYADPVIMSSGAFVAGATIELSCDAPLRPPYDVYLQGGVSAAHAYLGALLAARACID
- the lexA gene encoding transcriptional repressor LexA; translated protein: MALLMSHGRFFMGGTLSDKPATERQRRILQVIGEFTSERGYPPSVREIGERVGLSSSSTIHAHLKALEKRGLISRDPTKPRALRSEVGFSAGRDALVVPIIGKVAAGTPITASENVEGEFVLPMAFVPKASDSFMLRVQGDSMIEAAILDGDLILVRPQRTADNGEVVVAMLEGEATVKRFYREDGRIRLQPENRDMAPIYASDVEIVGRVEAVVRRL
- a CDS encoding PTS transporter subunit EIIC — its product is MSRSSGGWRPSFAASNIAFFEARVAPKLHALGELPFVAAVREALPWSFAGLAAGFVAVFIARAIAGADAGVAFPLRLTAAFLPGFGIMAATLVVLLALRLAQRSRAARFPLLAGSVLAFYFALPRPFSHDVVAYLRTLGASGLFLAILVCGVTGGAVSLARRFSDTVPAQWLGAAAAAALFAAAMVLHVSIAGAMVAAMQPLAHLGDSYVALMIIVIVETLLWTAGVHGPAVLAAVVTPVYLSMQIANTHALGAHAPLPYIVVVSLFLFVFPGGAGATFSLAVLLAASRVPHLRKIGRVTLLPALFNVNDPLLFGAPVVFNPFFVIPFVGAPMVLATITYAAVATGMVARAAFYVPSFVPSVVATYLATGDLRAIALTLINIALALAIYYPFVRAYERHLTGVGRAA